One region of Gossypium raimondii isolate GPD5lz chromosome 6, ASM2569854v1, whole genome shotgun sequence genomic DNA includes:
- the LOC105774442 gene encoding uncharacterized protein LOC105774442, with the protein MFVKSTPTSRFNLPVCSSSPSPPHKLHNNPNSTSFSSSDLLLFETESMILHLPCTTLYQTPLLSNPRNLQQLAKTQTSFSPANKLSIARKLVTRGCSNSQGGEGEKKTERRSFLSLEEAGLVEISGLSSHEKFLCRLTISSLNLLRVISEQEGCSIEEMNAGRVCDWFVKDKLKREQNIDSAVLQWDESEFPF; encoded by the exons ATGTTTGTAAAGTCTACACCAACAAGCCGATTTAATTTGCCCGTATGCTCCTCATCTCCATCTCCACCACATAAACTCCATAACAATCCAAATTCAACCTCATTCTCTTCTAGTGATCTTCTTTTGTTCGAAACAGAAAGTATGATTTTACACTTACCTTGTACAACTCTTTATCAAACACCATTACTATCCAATCCTAGAAATCTTCAACAATTAGCTAAAACCCAAACCAGTTTTTCACCAGCCAACAAGTTGTCCATTGCAAGAAAGCTTGTAACAAGAGGATGCAGCAATAGCCAAGGTGGTGAAGGAGAGAAGAAGACAGAAAGAAGAAGTTTCCTATCTCTAGAAGAGGCTGGTTTGGTTGAAATATCTGGTTTAAGCTCTCATGAAAAGTTCCTATGTCGATTAACG ATATCATCATTGAATCTACTAAGAGTGATATCAGAACAGGAAGGATGTTCAATTGAAGAGATGAATGCTGGAAGGGTATGTGATTGGTTTGTGAAAGATAAACTGAAAAGAGAACAAAACATAGATTCTGCAGTCCTTCAATGGGATGAATCTGAATTTCCCTTTTAG